In Halomarina salina, one DNA window encodes the following:
- a CDS encoding serine/threonine-protein kinase RIO2 produces the protein MVRNVADFFPDLQTEDFYLLSGLEHGMRFSEWVAQEKLAEFARLDSEEVTYRLDRCEDRELVERKTIQYLGFRLTFEGYDALALRTFAERDTIEGFGAPLGVGKESDVYEVRSYKPLALKFHREGYTNFREVQKERDYTSDNKHISWFYTARKAAEREYEALETVYPDVRVPRPIDQNRHAIVMEKLSGVELSKAKLDPEQAVGVLDLILDELAAAYRAGYVHADMSEYNVFVDSDGVTIFDWPQAVPTDHENADEFLERDLRNLVGYFERKYPNRVGDPDIGAVAQAVRDDEFESVRDHR, from the coding sequence ATGGTGCGGAACGTCGCCGATTTCTTCCCCGACCTCCAGACGGAGGACTTCTATCTGCTCTCGGGGCTCGAACACGGGATGCGCTTCTCCGAGTGGGTCGCCCAGGAGAAGCTCGCCGAGTTCGCCCGTCTCGACAGCGAGGAGGTCACCTACCGCCTCGACCGGTGTGAGGACCGGGAGCTGGTCGAACGCAAGACCATCCAGTATCTCGGCTTCCGACTCACGTTCGAGGGGTACGACGCGCTCGCGTTGCGGACGTTCGCCGAGCGAGACACCATCGAGGGGTTCGGCGCACCGCTCGGCGTCGGCAAGGAGAGCGACGTCTACGAGGTCCGGTCGTACAAACCGCTCGCGCTGAAGTTCCACCGCGAGGGGTACACCAACTTCCGCGAGGTACAGAAGGAACGGGACTACACCTCCGACAACAAGCACATCTCGTGGTTCTACACGGCCCGGAAGGCCGCCGAACGCGAGTACGAGGCGCTGGAGACGGTGTACCCGGACGTGCGGGTCCCCCGGCCCATCGACCAGAACCGCCACGCCATCGTGATGGAGAAGCTCTCGGGCGTCGAACTCTCGAAGGCGAAACTCGACCCCGAGCAGGCCGTCGGCGTCCTCGACCTGATACTCGACGAACTCGCCGCGGCGTACCGGGCGGGGTACGTCCACGCCGACATGAGCGAGTACAACGTGTTCGTCGACAGCGACGGCGTCACGATCTTCGACTGGCCGCAGGCCGTCCCCACCGACCACGAGAACGCAGACGAGTTCCTGGAGCGAGACCTGCGCAATCTGGTGGGCTACTTCGAGCGCAAGTACCCGAACCGGGTCGGCGACCCGGACATCGGTGCCGTCGCGCAGGCAGTGCGTGACGACGAGTTCGAATCGGTCCGCGACCACCGCTGA
- a CDS encoding ABC transporter ATP-binding protein: MTFDVEGDPLRDLFGRYARADWPLFVVGVVTSVLGRLVSLAPPLVLGVAIDATFNDDVPYEIPFVPADLLPATQSEEVLYSVGIVVAALVGSVLLTWTNGAALSLFSNRVQHYIRVDTYDAMQRLDMAFFDDKQTGQVLAILNDDVRNLRMFLGSTVSSALQLVATVVGIAGLLFYLNWQLALVTLVAVPALAVFTLWFMRTIRPRYRALRASVGELNTRLENNLDGMEVIKTAHTERHETDRIRETSWQYYLRTWAVAKLEYLYQPTMDLLAGLAFAATFLLGGLWLVGGAPGPFTGDLRVGEFVTFLFMTQRFVDPLSGVGRIVTSYEDARASGERIVGLVSRPVVVQDREDSVVRDHVEGHVEYDDVTFSYLPDRPVVRNLSFTVEAGETVAFVGPTGAGKSTAAKLLLRLYDVDSGSVRVDGVDVRDLSLETLRSNVGYVSQDVFLFDGTVAENVRYGSFDATDEAVEAAARLAEAHAFVENLPDGYDTRVGERGVKLSGGQRQRLAIARAMLQDPAILVLDEATSAVDTETELLIQRGLARLTADRTTLVIAHRLSTVKEADQLLVVDDGRVVERGTHERLLDEDGLYATLWNVQSGASASEEFIAEVVARADRGT; encoded by the coding sequence CTGACGTTCGACGTCGAGGGCGACCCGCTGCGCGACCTGTTCGGCCGCTACGCGCGGGCTGACTGGCCGCTGTTCGTCGTCGGCGTCGTCACGAGCGTCCTCGGCCGACTGGTGAGTCTCGCGCCGCCCCTCGTCCTGGGCGTCGCCATCGACGCGACGTTCAACGACGACGTCCCCTACGAGATTCCGTTCGTGCCCGCCGACCTGCTGCCGGCCACGCAGAGCGAGGAGGTGCTCTACTCTGTCGGTATCGTCGTCGCCGCGCTGGTCGGCTCCGTCCTGCTGACGTGGACGAACGGCGCGGCGCTGTCGCTGTTCTCGAACCGCGTCCAGCACTACATCCGCGTCGACACCTACGACGCGATGCAGCGCCTCGACATGGCGTTCTTCGACGACAAGCAGACCGGACAGGTCCTCGCCATCCTCAACGACGACGTCCGCAACCTCCGGATGTTCCTCGGCTCGACGGTGTCGAGCGCGCTGCAACTCGTCGCCACCGTCGTCGGCATCGCTGGCTTGCTGTTCTACCTGAACTGGCAACTCGCGCTCGTCACGCTCGTCGCGGTGCCCGCGCTCGCCGTCTTCACGCTCTGGTTCATGCGGACCATCCGGCCGCGCTACCGCGCCCTGCGCGCCTCGGTCGGCGAACTGAACACGCGACTGGAGAACAACCTCGACGGGATGGAGGTCATCAAGACCGCCCACACCGAACGCCACGAGACCGACCGCATCCGCGAGACGTCGTGGCAGTACTACCTCCGGACGTGGGCCGTCGCCAAACTGGAGTACCTCTATCAGCCGACGATGGACCTCCTCGCCGGACTGGCGTTCGCCGCGACGTTCCTCCTCGGCGGCCTGTGGCTCGTCGGCGGCGCGCCCGGCCCGTTCACCGGTGACCTCCGCGTCGGCGAGTTCGTCACGTTCCTGTTCATGACCCAGCGGTTCGTCGACCCGCTCTCGGGCGTGGGACGCATCGTCACCAGCTACGAGGACGCCCGCGCCAGCGGCGAGCGCATCGTCGGCCTCGTCTCCCGTCCGGTGGTCGTGCAGGACCGCGAGGACAGCGTCGTCCGCGACCACGTCGAGGGACACGTCGAGTACGACGACGTGACGTTCTCGTACCTCCCGGACCGGCCCGTCGTCCGGAACCTCTCGTTCACGGTCGAGGCCGGTGAGACGGTCGCGTTCGTCGGTCCCACCGGGGCTGGCAAGTCGACGGCCGCGAAGCTCCTGTTGCGCCTCTACGACGTCGACTCGGGGAGCGTCCGCGTCGACGGCGTCGACGTGCGCGACCTCTCCCTGGAGACGCTCCGCTCGAACGTCGGCTACGTGAGCCAGGACGTGTTCCTCTTCGACGGCACCGTCGCCGAGAACGTCAGGTACGGCTCGTTCGACGCCACCGACGAGGCGGTCGAGGCCGCCGCCAGACTCGCCGAGGCACACGCGTTCGTCGAGAACCTCCCCGACGGCTACGACACGCGCGTCGGCGAACGCGGCGTGAAGCTCTCCGGCGGGCAGCGCCAGCGCCTCGCCATCGCGCGAGCGATGCTGCAGGACCCCGCCATCCTCGTCCTCGACGAGGCCACGAGCGCCGTCGACACCGAGACCGAACTGCTCATCCAGCGCGGGCTGGCGCGTCTCACCGCCGACCGGACGACGCTCGTCATCGCCCACCGCCTCTCGACGGTGAAGGAGGCGGACCAGTTGCTCGTCGTCGACGACGGTCGGGTCGTCGAGCGCGGCACCCACGAGCGCCTGCTCGACGAGGACGGCCTCTACGCCACGCTCTGGAACGTGCAGTCCGGCGCGAGCGCCAGCGAGGAGTTCATCGCGGAGGTCGTCGCCCGCGCCGACCGGGGGACCTGA
- a CDS encoding PaaI family thioesterase, with the protein MAERTLELALSDEEYDRLTDVTDHPEELAREAVLRRVELAESVAFTQGGGFRDPDGSLVADGETPPPPIGALVGFDVDHVAGGESRLTLEAGPEHANPMGTLHGGVLCDLGDAAMGTAYASTLDSDESFTTLELKVNYLRPVWDDRLTATGRVVSGGRTVGLVECDVHDEEDRLVARLSSTCLTLRGEQASGR; encoded by the coding sequence ATGGCCGAGCGAACGCTCGAACTGGCGCTCAGCGACGAGGAGTACGACCGACTGACGGACGTGACCGACCACCCCGAGGAACTGGCCCGCGAGGCGGTGCTCCGTCGGGTCGAACTCGCGGAGTCGGTCGCGTTCACCCAGGGCGGTGGCTTCCGCGACCCCGACGGCTCGCTCGTCGCGGACGGCGAGACGCCACCGCCACCCATCGGGGCGCTGGTGGGCTTCGACGTCGACCACGTCGCCGGCGGCGAATCCCGTCTCACCCTGGAGGCGGGACCGGAACACGCCAACCCGATGGGGACGCTCCACGGCGGCGTCCTCTGCGACCTGGGCGACGCGGCGATGGGGACGGCCTACGCCAGCACGCTCGACTCCGACGAGTCGTTCACGACCCTGGAACTGAAGGTGAACTACCTCCGGCCGGTGTGGGACGACCGCCTGACCGCGACCGGCCGCGTCGTCTCCGGCGGGCGGACCGTCGGCCTCGTCGAGTGCGACGTCCACGACGAGGAGGACCGGCTCGTCGCGCGACTCTCCAGTACGTGTCTCACGCTCCGGGGCGAGCAGGCGTCGGGGCGCTGA
- a CDS encoding MFS transporter → MAVADDSSPAPRDGPDSRLVVFTLWLLVFGVGSQAMLIAPIIPQIATQLDVDEAALGTLITAYSVAVGAFALLVGPISDRIGRRPVLLAGTGLMTGALALHWLAGDFLGLFAVRLLAGVAGGVLNGAAIAYVGDYFPPERRGWANGWVISGFAAGQIAGIPIGTLLAAEFGFRAPFLAFAVATLVAFGLVVAFLPAPDVTLATTRLTVRSFVGEYAALLRRREILAATLVFFLMFGGSALYTTFLPTWLSVELLVGAGAIALLFLLGGLSNAVVGPVAGSLSDQLGRKRVILVASVGIAVVMALTPVAGAVGGFVAVAAVFVVVMGLFASRASSFTTLLTELADGNQRGSLMSLTVGVGQVGTGVGGALAGTAYAATGYPASAVAAGVVMAVITGLIYVYLPATGPGTERRPAPTAEPHSPLDTSGDGRPDVACDALCGPTAEGGYSDDD, encoded by the coding sequence GTGGCAGTAGCCGACGACTCCTCGCCGGCCCCTCGGGACGGCCCGGACTCGCGACTGGTCGTGTTCACCCTCTGGCTGCTGGTGTTCGGCGTCGGCAGCCAGGCGATGCTCATCGCCCCCATCATCCCGCAGATAGCGACGCAACTCGACGTCGACGAGGCGGCGCTCGGGACGCTCATCACCGCCTACAGCGTCGCCGTCGGCGCGTTCGCGCTCCTCGTCGGCCCCATCTCGGACCGAATCGGTCGCCGGCCCGTCCTGCTCGCCGGGACGGGACTCATGACGGGCGCACTCGCACTGCACTGGCTGGCCGGGGACTTCCTCGGCCTGTTCGCCGTCCGCCTGCTGGCTGGCGTCGCCGGGGGCGTCCTCAACGGCGCGGCCATCGCCTACGTCGGCGACTACTTCCCGCCCGAACGCCGCGGGTGGGCCAACGGCTGGGTCATCAGCGGGTTCGCCGCCGGACAGATCGCTGGTATCCCCATCGGGACGCTCCTCGCGGCGGAGTTCGGCTTCCGCGCGCCGTTTCTCGCGTTCGCCGTCGCCACCCTGGTCGCGTTCGGCCTCGTCGTGGCGTTCCTGCCCGCGCCCGACGTGACGCTCGCCACCACTCGACTCACCGTCCGGTCGTTCGTCGGCGAGTACGCCGCGCTCCTCCGGCGACGGGAGATACTCGCCGCGACGCTCGTCTTCTTCCTCATGTTCGGCGGGTCGGCGCTGTACACCACGTTCCTCCCGACGTGGCTGAGCGTCGAACTGCTCGTCGGGGCGGGAGCCATCGCGCTCCTGTTCCTGCTCGGCGGGTTGTCGAACGCCGTGGTCGGTCCAGTCGCGGGGAGCCTCTCGGACCAGCTCGGGCGCAAGCGCGTCATCCTCGTCGCCAGCGTCGGCATCGCCGTCGTCATGGCGCTCACGCCGGTCGCCGGTGCGGTGGGTGGGTTCGTCGCCGTCGCGGCCGTGTTCGTCGTCGTCATGGGGCTGTTCGCCTCGCGGGCGAGTTCGTTCACCACCCTCCTCACCGAACTCGCCGACGGGAACCAGCGAGGCTCGCTGATGAGCCTCACCGTCGGCGTCGGACAGGTCGGCACCGGCGTCGGCGGTGCGCTCGCGGGGACCGCTTACGCCGCCACGGGCTACCCCGCGAGCGCCGTCGCCGCGGGCGTCGTGATGGCGGTCATCACCGGCCTCATCTACGTCTACCTGCCCGCGACGGGACCGGGGACGGAGCGACGACCCGCCCCGACCGCCGAACCGCACTCGCCGCTCGACACCAGCGGCGACGGTCGGCCCGACGTCGCCTGCGACGCACTCTGTGGCCCGACCGCCGAGGGCGGGTACTCGGACGACGACTGA
- a CDS encoding DUF5694 domain-containing protein — translation MTDDVPDGWPTPAAGQIRVMLLGTYHMDNPDMDATTFDADDVLTERRQRELRDLVARLADWSPELVALERPYEKREAVNDLYEQYRSGERRYDREEAAESPDPKREAVGVECRNEVVQVGYRLADRLDHERVAAVDYTARLEGEAWVPPDERDPVPPKKGDYDLPDFQAVADEGAELLRESTVAEYLAEGNREPELRLNHDGMFEWLIRGEGESFDGPSLLAGWYERNIRTVHNTWRAVDPDTERVLLLVGSGHIRVLRHLFDEAPMFCPVSPLPYLPDS, via the coding sequence ATGACCGACGACGTTCCCGACGGGTGGCCGACGCCGGCCGCCGGCCAGATTCGCGTCATGCTGCTCGGGACCTACCACATGGACAACCCCGACATGGACGCGACGACGTTCGACGCCGACGACGTCCTCACGGAGCGACGACAGCGCGAACTCCGGGACCTCGTCGCTCGACTCGCCGACTGGTCGCCGGAACTGGTCGCGCTCGAACGGCCCTACGAGAAGCGCGAGGCGGTCAACGACCTCTACGAACAGTACCGCTCGGGCGAGCGCCGCTACGACCGCGAGGAGGCCGCCGAGTCGCCCGACCCGAAGCGCGAGGCGGTGGGCGTCGAGTGTCGGAACGAGGTCGTGCAGGTCGGGTACCGCCTCGCGGACCGACTCGACCACGAGCGGGTCGCCGCCGTCGACTACACGGCGAGGCTGGAGGGCGAGGCGTGGGTGCCGCCCGACGAGCGCGACCCCGTCCCGCCGAAGAAGGGCGACTACGACCTCCCGGACTTCCAGGCGGTGGCCGACGAGGGCGCCGAGTTGCTCCGCGAGTCGACCGTCGCCGAGTACCTGGCCGAGGGGAACCGGGAACCCGAACTCAGACTGAACCACGACGGGATGTTCGAGTGGCTCATCCGAGGGGAGGGCGAGTCGTTCGACGGTCCCTCCCTGCTCGCCGGGTGGTACGAGCGCAACATCCGGACCGTCCACAACACGTGGCGGGCCGTCGACCCCGACACCGAGCGAGTCCTCCTGCTCGTCGGGTCGGGCCACATCCGCGTGTTGCGCCACCTGTTCGACGAAGCGCCGATGTTCTGTCCGGTGAGCCCGTTGCCGTACCTTCCCGACTCCTGA
- the yciH gene encoding stress response translation initiation inhibitor YciH, with product MPKDFSDVTGLPDDLGIGDDLARAEQHLTVRVESRRYGKPMTIVGGFDDGTVDLKDLASTLKRRLATGGTVEKDSRTIELQGDHADRLPDVLRDEGFQVA from the coding sequence GTGCCAAAGGACTTCAGCGACGTCACCGGTCTCCCCGACGACCTCGGAATCGGGGACGACCTCGCACGAGCGGAACAGCACCTCACGGTTCGCGTCGAGAGCCGACGCTACGGGAAACCGATGACCATCGTCGGCGGGTTCGACGACGGCACCGTCGACCTCAAGGACCTCGCCTCGACGCTGAAACGTCGCCTCGCGACCGGCGGCACCGTCGAGAAGGACTCCAGGACCATCGAACTCCAGGGCGACCACGCCGACCGCCTCCCCGACGTCCTCCGCGACGAGGGGTTCCAGGTCGCCTGA
- a CDS encoding ring-cleaving dioxygenase, whose protein sequence is MPERIPGIHHVTAVAGDPKRNYDFYTDVLGLRLVKRSVNQDDPSTYHLFYADSRGSPGTSMTFFPFAGATSGTVGAGQVGVTAFRIPEGSLDFWADRLDEHDVTREEPTERFGERVLPFEDPDGLPLELVEGEDAADPWTEHVDAEHAIRGFHGVALLVRDTGPTGELLETMGYERTEETDERVRYVSSGELGAVVDLIPTQQAGRPGYGTVHHVAFRTPTDEDQQAWRETLVDLGFDPTPVIDREWFHSVYFRGGIQSANTGGVLFELATHEPGYTVDEPLAELGSSLVLPPKFEANRERIEANLPPLALDD, encoded by the coding sequence ATGCCCGAACGAATCCCCGGCATCCACCACGTCACCGCCGTCGCTGGCGACCCGAAGCGGAACTACGACTTCTACACGGACGTGCTGGGCCTCCGACTGGTCAAGCGGTCGGTCAACCAGGACGACCCATCGACGTACCACCTGTTCTACGCCGACAGCCGCGGGTCGCCCGGAACGAGCATGACGTTCTTCCCGTTCGCCGGCGCGACCAGCGGCACCGTCGGTGCGGGGCAGGTCGGCGTCACCGCCTTCCGCATCCCGGAGGGGTCGCTCGACTTCTGGGCCGACCGCCTCGACGAGCACGACGTCACCCGCGAGGAGCCGACCGAACGGTTCGGCGAGCGCGTCCTCCCGTTCGAGGACCCCGACGGCCTCCCGCTGGAACTGGTCGAGGGCGAGGACGCCGCCGACCCGTGGACCGAGCACGTCGACGCCGAGCACGCCATCCGCGGGTTCCACGGCGTCGCGCTGCTCGTCCGCGACACCGGCCCGACCGGCGAACTGCTGGAGACGATGGGGTACGAGCGGACGGAGGAGACCGACGAACGCGTCCGGTACGTCTCCTCGGGCGAACTCGGCGCGGTCGTCGACCTGATTCCCACGCAGCAGGCGGGGCGACCCGGCTACGGTACCGTCCACCACGTCGCCTTCCGGACGCCGACCGACGAGGACCAGCAGGCGTGGCGCGAGACGCTCGTCGACCTCGGGTTCGACCCGACGCCCGTCATCGACCGCGAGTGGTTCCACTCGGTGTACTTCCGCGGGGGCATCCAGTCGGCGAACACCGGCGGCGTCCTGTTCGAACTCGCGACCCACGAACCCGGTTACACCGTGGACGAACCGCTGGCGGAACTCGGCTCGTCGCTCGTCCTCCCGCCGAAGTTCGAGGCGAACCGCGAGCGCATCGAGGCGAACCTGCCCCCGCTGGCGCTCGACGACTGA